The genomic segment GTGCGTGGCCAGTCTGAATGTCCATGCTCCAACACCTAGCAGTGAGCCATCATGACCAAACATCCTGGTGTCAAACAATATTTGCTTGAAACTGGCACAGAGAACCAGCCGCAATGAGGACATTTCTAGGTCATCTGAGATTGTCCCACTCCTCTGAgggaaaaactgcaaaaactaTGATGAACTAATTGTCTAAGTGCAGCCTCTTGGTGTCAATATAAATCTAtaaccacacgcacacacatacatacaaaaagaaaatcctaaAATGGATGTAAATGCTTCAGCAGATACAAtgagtcaaagaaaaaaataaatatatatacctggtttccttttcattccttttgttttcccGTATTATGTCATACATTGGGTCTTCATGAGcctgaaagaataaaacagtCTGTCATTACCTAccataaagaaagagaaatctatttaaaatgacagCCGCTACTATTCATATTTGATCCAGCCAATTATCCCAACACATGCCAGCGATTGTATTGCTTTAATGTCAGGTCAGCACTTTTTAAAACCTCCCTGTGACAATAGAAGCttggaaaatatgaaacagtTGCATTTATGGTAATCATTGCAGAGACTGTGTGCTCTTGCAGCAGGCATTGTTCCACTACAGGCACACTGGAAAAGGCTGTGTGAGGAAGTCTGCTGCCCACATGTTCCTCAGTGTAGACTAAATGTGCTCCCACCATGTTGTTAACCTCCACCCAGGACTCAGACACAGTCACACCTGCCAAGCCCAGCCTACACTGTTTGACCATTTTGTCATTACTTCTCGAAATATCTAAGGGTGGGGCAATTTTGTCAGGACCTAAAAAACTCACCACTCTGAACTGCTCCAGTTTCTGGTTGCCTTTGATGAAGAATGGACACTCCCTGTCGCCTGTCCTGTGCCCGTAGCGTTTACATCTCCAgcctgagaaaaatacaaacaaacaaatgtttatttcttaCACAATTCATAGATTTAAGatgaaagaaatttaaaaaggaCATGACAACACATTCTTAACTTTCCTACAATTTCTCAAGTGAATCATAGTCCATTCAGCAGTGAATATAGAGAAGATATATTCTCAACATTTGTTGTTATATGGACACACTgtacaaatgtacacaaacaaactgaaaactgaaaagcaaTAAGAAATGAAAGCAAGTGAACTAGGAGTTGAGATTATTGTGCCAAAGTAGGAAATATATTCAAAAGGGCCTTCAtttagttcagttcagttctgaACTCCATAGAAACATATTATTTTGAGTAAACAAATGATATAAGGTCATATTCATGTCAAGATGAGTTTACAAATTCATGACTCATTTTTAAAGACAGAACCTCTCAAATGAATAGTTACGTCTTCCTTACTGAATAGAGGAAGTATaaaaatttattattaatcCTAATAATACTTTATGTACCAGTGTAGCTATATTGCATAACTTTGTAACACGGACCATACAAATTCTGCTTATACTGTAAAAGTAGCATGGAAAGTTCTTTCATGCCCATATCATTCACAGAGAAGTGCCTCAGTTTGCCTCTGGGTATCCACGCAGCATGAAAAGAAATTGGACAAAGGAAAGAATTGATACTGAACACAATCTTTGAGTCTTTGTCTGGCCAAAAGAACAGTAAGTAAATGCTGCAATAGCATTATTAATCTATAGTCCATACTGTTCCTCAGAAAAACTGTGTTTGCACTGGGTAATTGTCAAGCTTTTGCGATTATGTTTATCCTCTATCCAGACCGCTGCCCACAAGGGATTTTACTCCTACCTGCAGTTCATAAGTGATGAGTGTGATACTGGGACATATAAATTTAAGACTTTCAGTGCCAATTACAAAAATGTGAGCGTTAGAACTGCAAGCCTGTCAGGTCAAACTGTTAACTGTTTCAGCAACAATTTATATAGGtctaatgttttatttccagtgCACAACAGTTACAtaagtgcattaaaaaaatgagtGTGTTGCATCATCCAGCCCAAAAACAATTTACACACAACGCGAGTCGAATTCAGAGCAGGTAACATTGCTAAATgctatttgaatatttttataaaGAAGAGCGCCAACTCAGACATCAATTCTGCTTGTCTACAATTGGGTTCAGCGTCTCAAGTTAAGGGCTGGTTGTTTAGGAGCAGCATGTTTTGCCTTCTCAGTGCAAAACCACGGCGTCCACTGCTGAAATGATGTAACTGTACTCACACTGCATCACCTTCACTTCCTTCCCCAGGGGCATCCACAGCCCCTTGGTGGGGGCGTGGGCCAGGAAGCTTCGGGCTTCCTCGTTTCCTGGTTCTGCAGGAATACAATCCTCTGGTTTCTCCTCATTCTCCTGCAACAGAAACTGTCACCATCAACACTGCTGgacatgtttgtttacattcacCAGCTCTCTCTTAAGTGTCTGTGTCACAGTTACCTTTATGAGTCCTGGAGGAGGTTTCTCATAGCTGGAAGAAATATATGAGTATTAAATATCCATGCTGCTACAGAGGGAATATTTTAAAACGTATCTGACagcctaataaaaaaaagaccaggcaaagagaaacacagagtcTAAGTTTTAGAGGCAACATTAGCAGGAAAATCAGTCACTTCGattgacaaagaaaataaaggccCGAATAAGTCgcattataatatatataattcatgCACAAGTTCACAGCTTCAAACTGAGAAGCACTCACTGCTATTACTCACAAAGTCTCAAAGTGTTTCAGTTTTTGGACTTCTTGGTTGAGTTTTCTCGACTGTGTCTTGAGTTTCTCCATATCGTGTTTTGATGTCTTGTGTCTCTTGTGGTCTCGTCtgtcctcactctctctccttcgcTTTTTGTCCGACATTGTACTTCAATCGATTGACCGTTGCCCTGAAAAACTATTCACTGATAAATAATGCAGCTTTCAGGGCCAAATTATTTACTCGTTAGCAGGAAGAGCGGCTGGCGCGCTAGCCACATGCTAACTAGCCAACAGCGGAGAAGGTGTTTGTACTTCCTGTCAGCCGGGATGGTTAGTTAAAGTCCAGCGCCGCCTGCAGGACACATCAGGATCTGAAGATAAGTccatttgtcttgtttttatttgaacatcCAGTCAGACTATATTTCATTCCCTATACACACTAAAGAGCCTGACGATTgatgtatgtaaaaaaaaaacttaaagcaAGAGACATTTTCTTGGATTTTATGTTGGTAGGTGAGATTCCTGaaaaaacaaccttaaaacCTACCCAGTAAATGCAGCTGCATTAATAATATCTTTCCATCCATCACTGTAGAAACATGCATATAAAATCTAATTCaaatattataatttttcattcaaagaaaatgtgactCAAAGTTCTAAAATAAAGCGCTAAAATGTTAACAGGAACTGGAACTGAcaaggtttttatttcaaagaatCAGGGTATGGAATACAAATGTGAGGTATTTCAGGATTTAAACACATCATGAACATTGAACATTCAATAGACAACAGGTAGGTACTATGGCGgtataaaatgcaataaatcatCGATTTATTTAAATTCCTGTTCTtaacaaaagatgaaaagagtAACCATTCACAAATACataaccaaaaataaaaaataaaaaaactcaaagAAAGCCTTGACAATATGTATTACCAGTCTTTGTGTACAGGTTTTAGACAAATGTGCCTGGTCgatgtaaacaacaacaattgaTTCCCATTTTAGATGATAATTAATGATGATAATATATTCATTGGTAATTTGCACAGTTTCAAAATAATTAGTATGTAAGTACAAAAATGCACCAGTGTTAAGTCATGTTTTGCCAGAACCATCACAAATCTGCCCTCTCTAGAGGAgcaaaaaaagctaatttgaaTACAAAAGCTTCAACATCTAGTAGAATTAATaccaaatattttcatattcatcatATAAATGTATATCAGTAACTTATAAAAACATCGCAAATGGCAAAAGATATTGGCACGAAAACCAGCTCATCATGCCACGGACCTTACCACAAAACAGAGACAGGTTTTCTGTGCTTCGTCAGCCATCTGATAAATACTGATTAAATCCTCAAGCCTTCTACTCAACCTAATATCCCCCAGTGTAGGAGATTACAAGCAGCATGTGCTAcatcagacaaaagaagcatTTTCCTCTGACAGGCTCAGCAGAGAATGCAATAACCCTGATTAATAGCTGAAATAAAGCCACCCAGTGCTCCTAGTTTCTGCACATCAGGATTCCAGGTGCGTAATTCCACACAGCCCAGTAATAGTTGTGTTCATTAGCAAATTGTAACCCTTCCCTCATGGCTTGGAAACCAAAGTTACTCTCTTTAGTTTCCCCTTAACCTTTGGTGTGAGTAGGTTACAACATGGTCTAAGCACTTTTTTTAAGAGCCTATGAAAATTACTcaaagtgaagaaagaaaatctttcaAGCCTCCTTTTTTGCTGCCCTGGCCACCCTCTCGCATGAGAATCTTGCTGAGACGCTGGACAACCCAGTTCTTAGATTTAGAGGGGGGCTTGGAGGAAGATGACCCTGACCCCGAGGTGTTCGATGAAGTGGAGGATCtggagggagacaaagagagatttGGTGAGGGAGGAGAAATTGTGATATAAACAGGGTCAGGAAGAAATATTAAGATTCCGTAACTTAAGATTTTGGTGCTTGGAAGGAATTTTTGAAAGTGTACTGTCAACAAGTATCTGATCTGGCAATGGATACCACCATGTACTAGCAGCAGTGCTGTTAATGCTGAGTAAATAGAAACTTAATCGTTCAAATAATACATCATCCTCTTGGACGTCTGTGACACCTCCCAAATTCAGTAAAGGAATGCTTTAGCCCAGGAGATACTGATATCTGCAATCTTTCTACGATCTGAAATAACTTACCTAGGTGTATGAACAGGTGTTTTATCTTTGCCAGGAGTCTTGGGGGCAGTTGTGTTGGATCTGCTGCTTGACTGTGGAGTCTTGTGTTTGCTGGTACTCCCTGGGGCGCTGTGGGTCTTAGCAAGGGTAGCTATAAAGTCCCTGTTCATTCCTTTACGCCTGGATGTCTTATTGCAAGTGTGGCAGGTGGCCATctggaaaaaaggagagaaaaggaacaTATATATTGATACTGCATGGCCTGCATCTATATTCCTCTGATAGTGGCGATGTATATTATAGGTTTTGAGCCAGGACATACAAGAGATCCCAAATGGAGGTACTTATCAAAAATATTTGCAGACTCTCAATAAAGTCCttaaaaggatttttttgtaaaatctaGGACAGTGAAAATTTTGTCATTCAAgctattatttttcattgtcattgtcactgCTGTCTGATTTACTCTGACACACTTGCTACAAATTTGTCCAGACAGTTATTGCAGCACCAGTCTGACTCttggaaaacagaaagcaggaCTAGCTGTGGTTGTGGCAAGCAAGGTAACTGTAATGACTACTGCCTCTTTgtcctggtgacacagacaagCCAAGAGCCTCACAGGTGTCAGGCATATGTACTGCCATCTCACCTCTGAAGAATAGTTAACAATGGTGAGACTCCTCTTGCTGGCCCTGCCAAACCTTCCCAATATTATCTTACATTTGAATGCTTGCACACATATGAAAATAACTGGATAAGTTCATGCAGGTTGGGAGACTTTGAATTTAGCCCATGAGAGGGCGAGGAGGGGCTGTTACCATGCAGGTTTGCCTATTCTGGGTATGAATGGCATGGAAGAGTCATCAGGCTGAGGTATGTTGTTTAAATGCAATTACTTTGACATTCCAGTTGAGTTCACTGCCCCATACGACACATGATCAACGGAAACCAGTTTCCTGACACAGATTACATTTTCACATGGAAACAATAGTTATGAGACACTATGTAATGCAAAGTATGGAGACACAAGTGAAACTTATGAGGTGAGTTAAGTGTCAATTCAGGAGATTCTCGTGAATCAATGCAACTGCCATCCAATATGTCGACCAACCACTGTCTTATGTCCAATTAAACAGTATAGGGCTTGTAACTTAACTAACATAGGGACAAACAACTGAAAGTGCCTTTTACATAGACTGTTATTGATTGATTACTGTCAATTCCAcaagaatgaaacaaaacacaaattcttcATAATCATTCCCTAACAGATACCTGCTCAGTGTCTTTCAGATGCTCTTATTTGATTATCGTCCAGTATTTACACAGCACAATCAAACACATCCTTCCTGCAATGAGCTGACACTAactagttttttgtttttgggtccAGTAAAGAAGAGGAGcttgaacaaaaagaaagttaCATTTCCATCCCTGTACATAATGCAGTACAGCATTGTAAGCGTTTAGAAATCctcttcaacattcatcagcgATATAAGCCAGTTGCACGGTTGCACAAAATTAAAACTGGTCTAAACAGACTTCAGATTTCAGAGGTCAGCACGCATGAGCTAAGCTGTTGACAGTCCTGAATGCTGATGAGATGGGAAACTCACCGACACGAAGGTAGCCATTTCAGATTCTGACAGGTGTCTGTTGGCGAGTGTTTGAGAGTTGGGTTTCGATGCACCAGAGGACTGAGTTCCTCTTACTTTCTATGTAACGTGTGTGAAGTGTTTTCCACATGAGCCCGTCTGTTGAGCTTTATGCAGACCAAGCCCAGCAACAGACCCTCCCATCTTTGCATAGGGGCGTGGCTCAAAGGAAGGCTGACCAATGCACTGAGAAAAAGGGTCAACTAGTCTGTGAGTAGCACTCTGCTGCTACTTTTCAACAGTGACTCATCAACTCATTcttgcattaaaataaaaaacatggacaaaaaaaaaaaaaaaagaacttcatctttacatatacaaacaaacaccttTGTGAGTTTATctcttttgtgtctctgtttcttgttttgaactttaaatgacaaatgaaaaatgaaattaaaatgaaattattgaGGAACTTGGGGAAGCGCATGGTACTCATAGCAAACTACAGTTTTTTTGTGGTAGTTTTGTTGCTGATTATCTTCAGTAATTTCATAATATACTAAAAGTATGAATGGCTCTAATACAATTATTCTGTCTTAATTTTCAACCTATCCAAGATAACGTGAACCATGAGAGAAGTAAATACCTTTTCATCAAGCTCATTACCTCTTCTGAACTTGAAATAACTAGCACTCCTCTAATCTCAGCAAAGCTCAAACATATGATAAAAACAACTGctgtataaaatgaaataacaaatcAAAAAGCTGGAAGAGACTGTGTTTAGCAAACTTTGGCAGAAGTTGGCTGGAGACTATAGAGCTGTTCAAGCTTGTTATTGGGGGCTCACACAGTCTGCGGGTGTTTCTTCGTGTCTTATGCCAAGAAAAATGCATTAGTATTGCAAAAACATGGCAAAGGATTGCTATACCAGCACCGCTTTCTGACTATAAAGAGGTATTTCAGAGAAACAAGGGTGATCTATGATGAATCGGCTGGGACTCCACTGGGGGATGTAGGTTTGTGTGTATAGGAGGAAATATTTATCCTACTGACATGTTCTCTGGCATCTCTGTCAAAACACTGAATTCTTAATGATTCCAGGAGGTTCCATCACTCCCCTTCGAGGAATAAAGTATCAGTAACACTACTGCACttttaaaactgatattttatttatcatgtaTAATATTTGCAAGTCACAAACAGCCAGGGGAAAACTTGCATTAAGGAGATTTATGGTTGGAAACTGATGGTGAGTCCTTCTGTGTGCATCAACATAAGgaaattgtaaaatgtattgCTTGCAACTTCATGGTGAAATGCCtggaacatatttttttaataaatcaaagcTATATTAAATGAAACATGATGGAACAGTGTTTCCTGAACACAAAATTTGAATATATATGCATTGGAAGATTTTTGACACGGATTAAGAAAATAGTCAATGTAGATAATAGTTAAAAATGCACATTATTTTACTTCAACCTGCCTCTTGCAAACAATTTTCCAGCAAAGTCAGCAGAAAACTGAAAGTGGGACATGGAACCACTACATTCAAGTTACACAAGTCATTTTACGTAGTTGCACAGCTGtagttttaataaaaacaagcaaataccTTAAGTTAAAACgcataaatgttaaaatttaaaatctaCAGCAGATCTTCAAATGTCTAAGGCAAATGTGATGTGTTTAGTCTTCTGGTTTTGGTATAACATGaacagtgaaaacagacatCCATCCTATGAATGTATTGCTGCAGAACCAGTGAAGCACATACGGCAAACAGAACCATTAGAATTTTTACCACATTTCTGTTTATGCCTATTCATTTGTCTCAGTATGTTTTATAATGTGAtgagcagtgtttttatttttcacactacacttggtttattattattgagaACCTTTCCATCATTGCCTCCTGTCATTTCCTACTACAACTAGCCAATTTCCTCCGGTAGATCATTAAAGGTtcatctaatcaaatcaaaacaggGTGGTGGTGCCAAATactcaaacaaaaact from the Echeneis naucrates chromosome 11, fEcheNa1.1, whole genome shotgun sequence genome contains:
- the rp9 gene encoding retinitis pigmentosa 9 protein produces the protein MSDKKRRRESEDRRDHKRHKTSKHDMEKLKTQSRKLNQEVQKLKHFETFYEKPPPGLIKENEEKPEDCIPAEPGNEEARSFLAHAPTKGLWMPLGKEVKVMQCWRCKRYGHRTGDRECPFFIKGNQKLEQFRVAHEDPMYDIIRENKRNEKETRIQQLQQLLQDTTSSSSSSDTDSSSSSSSSSSDHHRSRKRKKKKDKKKKDKKKRKRKRKHKSSKTSAHSDSN
- the rmp24 gene encoding UPF0711 protein C18orf21 homolog, yielding MKISPAEKSLNFLLEASLLYKETCPELSRFLMEWPVNAKVNEQQKQKCCSLLQNSLVCPYCYQWLQPDNHRIRLRPKQRPPARVQSILRRKAQGKRLSLVQKHLLHRFRKSSSVLMATCHTCNKTSRRKGMNRDFIATLAKTHSAPGSTSKHKTPQSSSRSNTTAPKTPGKDKTPVHTPRSSTSSNTSGSGSSSSKPPSKSKNWVVQRLSKILMREGGQGSKKGGLKDFLSSL